The Lutzomyia longipalpis isolate SR_M1_2022 chromosome 2, ASM2433408v1 DNA window GCCAACTTGAAGCCACGCCGGCAGCATTGGGCCAACAAGATGCAATTCGTGCTGGCATGCATTGGTTATTCCGTGGGATTGGGCAATATGTGGCGATTCCCGTATCTATGCTACTCAAGTGGCGGAGGTAGGTTGGTCACTTCGCATATTGAGCTCAATTGCCGCTCATTATTGCTCACCCACTCTCCCCGGCGGAGAAGACAGCCACATATCGCAACTTCCTATCTTTTGCTCTCCCATTTAAGCCGGTCAGTAGCCGCGATAAGGCTTCTGAAATTTCACGAAATTTATAGCAGAGCGCACGAGATGAGAACGCAAACAGCTTATTGCCATGCTGATAAGAGAGATTTCTTGAATGACACAGATAAAAATCTCCCGAATTTTTGGTTaaacattgcaaaatttcaagcaGACAggtagtaaataaaatataataagataaagtccttttaagctatgattaaaaatatttttttataacttttttgtgatttaaataTGGACTAAAATGTTTGCAAAAGTTTGTCATTGTACCAATAAGACAAATGAACATAATTAAGTTTTGTAATGcgatttcattttcttcaatttccttcAACATGAAGAAATTTGGCAACTtgcaaagcttttcttttaattcttaccaacatacatataattgctaaagaaaagaattttatctcataAGAAAACATGCGTAACAGTGAAATTGAATAGTTTCTAAGCGCAATTGAGCCGCGATGAGAATTGAGCTAAATTAATGCGACAAAAGCTCTCTTTGTGATACATATAATTTAAACggtattttaaaaaatcttccagGAGTTTTTCTCGTGCCATACTTTATCATCTTGGTGATATGCGGAATCCCCATGTTGTTCATGGAGCTGGCAGTGGGGCAGTACACAGGAAGGGGACCTATTGGTGCTCTCGGTCAGATCTGCCCACTCTTCAAAGGTATGGCGGATTTTTCATCTGCACTTTGCGTGCTAATTGCTCAGTGATTTTAACATATGTAACCCACCCAAGTTGTCGCGATAAATCATAACTTGCAAATTTGAATAAGAATTTCTATATATTGTGCTCAATTAAATATGCTGTAGTGGCGTGGTTAAATACTCAAAAGATGAATTTATTGCCTTGTCGACATTCAAAGATCAGCTGCAAAGGCAGGAAATTAAGAACACCTGAGAATTTTGTAAAGGAAGTTGCGTGAGCTTTGTTAGCATTTCTCATTGATTTCTTGATTGCAGGAGCTGGGCTGGCGAGCGTCGTGGTGTCCTTTCTCATGTCCACATACTACAGTGTGATCATAGCGTATGCCatttactattttttcacCTCCTTCCGACCTGAACTCCCCTGGACGGATTGCAGCAACAGATGGAACACTCCGGATTGTTGGATCCCTCAACGGCAGGAGTCCAATCTCACGCGTCCACACGTCTCACGTACGCCACCTGAGGAATTCTTCGAGAATAAAGTCCTGCAAATTAGCCCAGGGATTGAGTATCCTGGTGGGATGCGTTGGGAATTGGTGGCATGTCTCGTGTGTGCCTGGGTACTAGTCTACTTTGCCATTTGGAAGTCCATAAAATCATCCGGGAAAGTGCGATACCTAACAGCTACTCTTCCATTTGTGCTGATCTTCGTCTTCCTGGGACGCTCCCTGACACTCGATGGAGCAGAAAATGGCTTGAGGTACTTCTTCCAGCCAAATTGGGCACTTCTTCGCAATGCCAACGTGTGGATAAATGCTGCATCGCAGAATTTCAATTCTCTCGGCATTGCCTTTGGGTCAATGATCTCATTTGCCAGCTACAACAAGTACAACAACAACATTCTCCACGATACACTCGCTGTATCCTTCGTAAATGCCATCACGAGTGTCCTCGTGGGGATTTTTGCTTTTGCCACAATTGGGAACATCGCTCTGGAACAATCGACGACCGTTGAGGCGGTCATAAGTGACGGTCCAGGACTCATCTTCATCGTCTACCCCCAAGCAATGGCCAAAATGCCTGCACCGAATCTCTGGGCTgtcctcttcttcttcatgcTCCTCTGCCTTGGGCTCAATAGCCAATTTGCAATAGTCGAGGTGGTTGTAACATCAATCCAGGATGGTTTTCCCAACTGGATTCGCAAGAAGTTAGTCTACCATGAACTTCTGGTGCTCATCGTGTGTGTGGTATCATTCTTCTTTGGCCTGCCCAATCTCATCCAAGGAGGAATTTACTTCTTCCAACTCATTGATCACTATGCCGCCTCAATCTCCATCATGTTTCTCGCTTTCTTCCAAATCATCGCCATTGCGTGGTTCTACGGAGTTCCTCGGCTATCCAAGAATGTCAAACAGATGACCGGGAAAACTCCTTCGCTCTTCTTTCGCTTCTGCTGGCTCATCGGTGCGCCAATGCTTCTAATCGTGAGTATATagcaacattttatttgatcaattttttaaatctttttttttgtaccttttaGTCACTCTGGGTGTTTAGTTTAATAAATTACGAGCAACCAACATATCACAATGGTCAGTACCACTACCCAAATTGGGCCATTGCACTAGGATGGGCAATTGCGTCGACATCCCTCATCTGCATTCCAACCTATGCAATCGTCAACATCATCCGAGCAGATGGTGAAACATTCCTACAGGTAAGCCTCTCCTGCAATcctataattaatttatttaaaaaaaatcttttttttctcagaaattaagaaattccATTAAACCCAACATCTACGAGTGCAAAATATGCGGAGAGCATCACTGCGAGCATGATTTTCCCGAAGATCAAGCTGTTGCAGAGTTAACGCCAATCATTCAGGGTGTTCCGCAATCTACAAACTTCCCCATAGTCCTCCAACCACCCCCGCCGGGCAACCATAGGCCACCCATTCTACCACCAGCAAACTCCGACATTGCGACAAATCATACAGAAACGCGAAACTGACGCATGCACAACAAAGCAGTAGCGAGaaaccaaataaaatttacattagcTCAAAGACACTGAAGTCAGAACTTCAATAAATTGTAGAATGAGAGGCAAGCAAAGTCCATAAAGAacaaattaagaagaaaaacacgGTTGTGATTATATAAAGACATTGAGAAGTTGAAAGAAGAAATGCATGATATGAGTATTATCTTGAGAGTGGAGAAATAAAGCGAAATATCATGAACAATCAAagatgaattaataaaatgtaaataatttaatattttagttttttttgttgttattccCAAAATCAGCACTTGCAGTGAAgacttcaaaattattaatttcaaatttggaaaatatcgCATCATAGCAGCATATTCTTTGtccaaaaaaaccattttcaaatttctatgacaaagccttctAGGCAAAataaagtgtcatacatccattttccaactctataactcagaagaagaaaatcaaattctcaaaatatctataaaaaaaaagtcaatcataacgcgtccagttataagaattggtgtcccacaacgtgtagaagtttgtttatgcgttgtaatgcgatttgtgagcagagacaaatttgattttttttgtaaaattcgacaatttgatggataaaaatggtcatatctctggttctataatacctacagaaatttcttgactaggtttggaaaagtattaaaacaggctataaattaacataaatttcaataattttcaaggtcatctccagaacacaaaatggcggcattttgttttactaaaacagtttttggcattttttgtcctgAAGAAATagttttagaggtttctgatgttctagaaagttgtagagttttgcaaaacctttaattagataccaaattgagcaaaatcacACAGAccagaccgttcaagagatatggctcttagaactattcaaattcaagaatttttcaaatcgtCATAttttctaaacggcgacatagattttcttcatttttggactggtgaaagatattgagtcaggccacaacatatcaaaatttaatggaaaacgATAatagatgttgggagatattgccccttaaagttaggcaatttttgtttttgattttagcgcctcttgcggatgtttttggaatttggaatgttttagacagttgtagggcttattgaaacctttcatttgataccaagatggtcataATCGGTCAAGctgttctcaagttatatcgaaaaaacactttttgctttaggccgccatatttgctaaacggcatgaccgattgtcaagtatgaattgttgatgaaaacgtctcactgagccctacaacatactaaaatttcagacctctagctactAGGGAAGTGgtcgacggtatttcaaaatggcggacggcggccatcttggattttgaaaatgcgaaaaaatgtaattttacacccacatttctatagaaaacttcaaaccggaagtctctatctcttgccgTCCTTGAGTTATAAAGCAAAGTTCGGGCTAgaggccggcaggacggccggccggatcaaaaattttccaccaccacttcTGGAACGTgggttgtctaaaacgtgctcataccaagtttgagcccgatctgaggtggtcggtttttccgacgattacaatacttggtatgccacgattgtggtataccaactaatatctAAAAGCAAAAGgagcaaaacaaaaaaaaacacgcataatttattagattagtttttatttgaaaataaatttcaagttattaaattacaaattgcaTACAGAAGTTTGCATTCTCTTTCATATCAAAATGTTCGAGTTCTGCATTTAATAATACATTttggtaagaaaataaattgtgttcATAAATATTATACACAGAACTCCAACCGCGcgaacttttaattaatttcgaGTATTTATTGCGTTTGTTATCtttactaaatatttctttattcttttaaatcttttcttcattACTTTAAACAGTTAATTGCATCTCTTCTAGAGTTCCTTGGGGACGGTTTGTGTTAAGCGCAATATatagattttcctttattacgattcttttattaaaaagtaacACTTTTTGAGAGGAGTGAAAGCGGGGCTCAATAAAAAGTGTCTGATCGTTCAAATTGactttgaaagaaaaggaaatgcCTTAAAATTAATCGAAAGGACAAAGAGACTTCACAGTCAGAGAAGGGGCTTTACTccctcaaaataaaaaaaaaccatcaacaagttacaaaaaaatacatatacaatttcttttaatattacaaaataaattataataattaaaattactgACTATACACACGTTCGTAGAGAATAGAATCTCAGTAGTGATGAATTTTAGTGTAGATACCCAACGGGTTAGGTCTGCTAGGTCCATTGTTGGCAAAGTACGTCGCTAAATGCTATCAAAAATTCGCTGCATTGAAGCATTTTGGGCGCGGTACTTAGCAAAATGGCTGCAGTTTGCTTTTTCTTGgtccaaaatgaaatttcttcggaaaattacaaaatgcatttagcaaaaaaaaagcattggAAATTAGtttgaaagtgtgaaaattaataatttttatagaataTCAAACATTTCCGTGAAAAACTGTGCTAATATTGGTCATtataatgaattattttgttgaaaaaattgttgaaagatGGATGAAACattcatggaaatttttgtgaaatactaagaattttattttaaaaagtggaaaattctttaaattgaattattttctttcaaaaatagaTTTCAAATTCATTGATGAAACATTAGCTCGAATATTTTACGAGtttaaatacacaaaaaacataaaaatgacgtcatttttgatattttttttaagaaattaattagtcTGTTTGGCGATTTATTCATATCTTCAGTAGACTCAATCTCAGCTGGTTCACTTCTTCGCTCCTTCTCTTCTtgccttttttcttcataaatttaatactttatttttacattttaatttaataaaaaagctaataaatttttttcaccatgaaaacctaaaaaaattagagaattttttatgtttttttttttatttttatcgtttttaatgctaaacaatttttattatttgctgaaaaaaaaatcattttccaccgagaaaaaaagtcattggagaaaattctctatcGGGGCggagaatttttccaaatttcaaCAGTACCGAGCACAATTCTAATCTCATCTTGGTTCCGCGGGcgtcttttttattaaattttctacgcACGTCACCTTAGTCAATTCGAGACGAGCTCACTTTTTATCCCACTTTCACGacacaaaaaagaatctcctctcattttctttttgcatttttgctttttttttcataaaattacaataaaaataaattgttaaatacacacagaataaaatcacCACAGACAATCATTTACAAAATGtataacaatattttctttctctctttgtcTCATTTAACATTCCCTCATCGATTCTTCGTTGaagatttattcttcaatatatttatatttttttaatttattatacagttcatttttttaatatactgTTGACTACAAATTATTACGTTATAGTacgatgcttttttttttattaaaattagcaatttagtaccgagttttctttttaattattgttgATGTATCCTTCGGTTAATTCGTAACTTAGTTGCGATTTCTCCTtctacttgattttttttgtatttttctcattttttttttttttataaaataataattctaagtatatagttttttttaatcaaatcctCCAGAAACCGTCGAAATTGATAGAATATTTatatatgagaaaataatgtaataGAGTGAAGATTAAACTACCATTCCATTTATTGAGGTAGTTCACAGTGCTTAGTTAATTCATTCTCTTGGATAGGAGGCAGTTTCTCTCATAGAATTCGAAGAAGCCTTCACCACTTTTATCATCTAATAGTGAGGAGACTACATGAGGTTTTTTGAGGTTCTTTTTTTCGGTTTACGGAGGAGTTGTCTTCAAATTCAGGAACACAGTTCACTCCAGATgagattgcaaaaatttctacaCTCCCAGACGCTTTTCCTTTGGCagttttatttagttttttttctttctttttttttcgtcgtcTTCGTGACTTTTTGTCCACTGAGCTGACTGTGTTCCATTTCTTATCATCTAagtttctcacttttttttttcgttgaacACTTtctgttcctttttttttcatcttgttttctgcaaaaatttctaaattccATTTCTATACAACATTCTATACATTTTGGAATGTTTCTTTTGGAGACATTTCTTTGTCTCATTGGCCCATCATCTACGACAGGTAGTCTGGGGCAGGTTCTGGTACGGCTTCAGGGTTGGCAAAGAGTGGATTGGGGAATTCTGGTGGATGAGGCAGTGGACCCGTTGTCTTGGGTTGTCTTCGGTAGGCCATGAGCCAACACGAAACAGCCACAGCTACGGCAACCAGGGCCAGAAGGGCTGTGATCACGAGGGCGATTATCAGACCCACCATCGACACACAGATATCCTCAACACGCTGAGCCGCTGGGGAGACTACGGGAGAGACAAGTAACATACAACATCAGCTCAATGTCCTACAATtagttataaatttttaggaatgatATTTGAGTGACTAAagatcaaggggtgtttatctgccgaatgttttgattttgtttggcgaatcatccgaagaTTGACAAATCCTAATATTTCCTTTATATAAAAATccctttaatttgtttttttcttagatttgaatttagtaGCTTTttaggtttctttttttattttgaaactttttagaactgaaaatctgaaaaacttcttttcgGGTTAAACTTAGCActtttagattttaatttagtatATTTCAtgacttaatttattattttctaggattgaattaattactttttaaggTTGGTTTTAGTACTATTTAAGCTTTGataaagaagtttttaaagcttttttcttcaatctgaACCTTTTTAAGACTGAAGactaaaaaacttttttcgatttgaattttattgctttctaGACTTAAATTAAGTTCCTTTCAAGCTACCTTTTCTCCTAAATCTCAGCTTCTTTAGGACTCAAATGCGAATACCTTTTTTCTGCTttaattcagtattttttaaatctgaaTTCAGtactttgaaagcttttactCTTTAATCTGTGTCTTTTATGACTAAAGAAAATAGATCTCTATCTGCCGATTATTCTGATTCCTTTTTGCGaatcattcaaatatttctgaagatccgaatattttctctcagataaacaccccttgctaAAGATCATTCAAATTCAGATGGTTCAGGTACATTTTAgaggataaataaaattattttcagacacaaaattatatttttaaaatttttaaatacgactataaaacatcaaacgtttgaaaaattgtcaaactATAGAAAAAACTCAAACCGATATCtgacgttaaaaaagaaatgttaaaagttagaaaataaatgtcaaaagttaaaaaaaaaacttcacagtcaaatgttaaaaaaatgtccaactttaaaattgcaaaacgttaaaattgcacaaacaaattatcaaaatctgTTAATACGAGTACAAGAGCCCTTTAGTATGATTTAGTCTTCTCATTCTTCATAAACTTCAACTCCTTATTCGTTCTTTACAATTTATCtttaatgacttttatatatagaaaataaaagatttataaaaaacactcccttgaataaatttctagcTACACCCCTGATCAATTTAAATCAACTTTGCACTGATGCTTCAgcctttaatttttaatataaattgtaaatgaaatgtaaattaaaagagaagaagattcacctttcaaatgaataattcTGATTGGTGATAAAGTTTGGCAGCGTGTTTTCATTGGCTACCATTCGCTTAAGGGGAGGAGCCTCAGTGCAAAGTATATTTGAACAATATAATatagaaaaacaattataaaCTTACTGCTATTGCCATCACCAAGTCGCTCTTCCTTCCGCTCGAACGTGAGAATGGCATTCGATTGAATGACAATTTCCTCACGTAGCTGCCCTTCAAGACCGAAATTACTTCCGGCCAGGGCAGTACTGCTTCTGTTAACATTCGTATCCTCAATCTGACGACGTCGTCGGCGCTTACCGAAGGCATCATACCCACGACAATTGACCGGCTGGCACCGTCCAAAGCACACACGAATGTTACACTGGAAGCGTATGTTGTCGCTCGAGGGGAATTTGAAGGCATTAAAGCTGGCAAGGAGACTATTTGTCTCCGAATTGTATTCCCATTCGCCAAAGATACTCGGATCTGTGGCACATCCATCATCATCTGTCACAATATATTCATTCTCCACATTCTCCTCCATTGTCTTTGCCACACAGCCACGTGCGAAGCCACCATAAATTGCTGTTTTTGTGGggaaattttgacaaattgttacaatttaatttaaataaataaataaattgagattaattgttttttttttctattggtATTTCCCATATAATTGTtgtaggaatttatttttcaatgcaaaataataaactttgagaagttatgttaaaaaaatttgtaaaacaaaCTTAAAACTCTCGGAATGTTTTCTCCAAATTGCGTCAAATAGAGCAATATACAATCTTTTAGCAAATTACCTTCTCAATATTTACCTTAccccaaaaaaaagccaacagaatgaaataatattctaaaatcATCTCAAAGGTGCTAAAGTTTCAAATGTTTGCCCACATGTTTGAACCAGATTAGAGCAGCTAATATTGAGACTAATTGAATACTTACTTGCTGGTTGTACGTCAACTTGCAGCATGAGATTGTCACCAATTTCCGCGGAAGTAATCTCCTGGCCATTGTAGGTAACGATCTTCATTGAGCAAATAGGTGGTGGTCCAGTATTGGCGATTGTACCAGCAGTCGTCAGCATTGAGACGTTAAAACCAATGGTGACGTTCTGTTCGCCAGTTTGGTAGACGCACTTGATGTGGTAAGCTTGGGCTTTGTAGGTCACAAGTTTGGGATGTTTCTGTATGACGAGGACAAAGCTGGCAATACCATTGACGTGAATGAGACCGCAGCTGCCAAAGTGAACCTTAAACATCTCAGTCCTTTCGGCTGAGTCTGAGTCAAGATTCACAACTCTACGGCACTCTTCGTCCTTGCTGTGTCCCTTCACGTAGAGGACACCATTGAAGCCGGGTTCAGCAATATGAATCTTCACCTGAACACCATCCGCCAGACAGCTGACAATCATTTCTGGTTGTGGGAAATCTGTGCGGAAGTTGGTGTGGTTGCATTGAATTTCAGGTTCTCCCGTGTACCCGGCAATACATTGGCAGATGGCTTGATGATTGGTGGCATTGCAGAGAGCATTAATGCCGCATCTCTTGTCCACGCATGGATCCTCGCAGGTCTTCGTCTCCAGGTTGCAATACCGATGATCTGGGCATTCGGCATTACTCTCACACTCTGGACGATCTGTCCTGATGCATTCACCGCGATCTGTTAGCCTGTATCCATGCTCAATTGGACAGATGCATCTGCCTCTCTCATCAATCACCATACCACGTTCCAGAGCACAAACACAGTGTCCTGTTTCGTCAATCTTATAGCCAGCTTCAGGGCGGCATTGCATGCATTCGTTGTAGATGTTGAGGGCTGATCCCGGTGGGCATACGCACTTCCCGTCGATGTCTCGTACAAAGCCTTTCTCGATGTTGCACAGGGATCTCTTGTCACACTGTACAGCTGCATTGCCTTGATAGTCAGGCAAGCAGACACAAACCATCGTTCTTACGGGGATTGTGTCGAAGACTTTGCATTCAGCATTTACACCGCACGGTTTTGTTGCATTGCACGGGTTGATACACTCGCTTCCAATGCAAGCCGTCTGAGTTGGACAATCACCGTCATTCCTGCAGATTTCTTCAATAATACGGCAGCCCTTCTCGTAGTCAGATATATAGCCAGGTGGGCAAGCACACTCAGGCCTATGATTGTATACTTGGCAAACTTCATTGATGGCACATGCTGCAGTCTTCTCGCATGGATTCtcacatttattatttatgcaaGCCTTGTCAAGTGGGCAATCCGAATCACTGCGGCATCCAAGAAGGAGACAAGCCTGCCGTGGATCACCACTATACCCTGGAGGACATTCACAGACAGCACGGTGATTTATTCCATAGCATTCAGCTCTCTCGCCGCATGATCTTCCATCAGCGGCACAAACTGGTACGCACTGCCTATTTACGCAGCTATGCTGTCCGGAGCATTCATCATTGGATCTGCACCCAATACGGATGCACTCAATCTCTGGATTACCTTCATAGCCTTGTTCGCATGTGCACACAGGTTTGTGATCTTTGATACGGCACTCAGCATTTGGTCCGCAGTTGCATGGGTTTCGGCAGATCCCATTGACGCAAGCTCTGTCACTCGTGCAGTCTGAATCAGCAATGCATCCACCAACCTTCAATACAGGCTCTGTGGGTTTGCACGTTCCACTTCCACTGCTCACGTATCCTTCGGGACAGATACAAATCATCGTACGTACTGGTGACGAAGGGACAACTTCGCAAGTTGATGGTCTATGGCATGGTTCGAGAATGAGACATGGATCCTGGCAGTGATGGTCAATACAGGCCAAACGTGGTGAACAATCTGTGTCCACAACGCATTCTGGCACCGGTTCTGGGCGGCAGTCAACGTAGGGATTACCCACAAGACCAGGTGGGCATCGACAGACAGCCATGTGATTCTGTGGGCGACATTCAGCACGTGGCGAGCAGATGTTACCGTACACGCAGGGATTGACACACTGTGCATTCTCGCAGTTCTTATCACTTGGACAATCGCTATTGCTGCGGCAACCAACAACATGACAACGCTCCCATGGATTACCACGGAAACCACTGAGGCAGCGACATTGGGCTTTGTTTTCATACACATAGCATTCGGCATTTGTTCCGCAGGGATCTCGAACCAAGCATGGGCTAACGCAGTTTTGATTGATGCATGCTTTGCCTGAATCGCACTCTGAGTCTGTACGGCATCCAACAGTGCGACATGCAACATTGGGATTACCATGGTAGCCATCTTCGCATGAGCATACAGCACGATGATTTTGTACATTGCATGTGGCATGAGTGCCGCAGTTGCAAGGATTGCGACACTGTCTATTGATGCAAGCTTCAGTGTCGGGACATTCGCTATCGCTTGAGCAACCAGGAGGTGTTTGGATGATCAACTGCCGGCATTCACCATTTGTATCGGGTACCCAGAGTTCGGGACATTCGCAAACCATCGTTCGTACAGGGATACTGTTGAGGACACTACATTTAGCAGATGATGCACATGGTTTGAGTACACCACATGGATCCTGACACTTATTCTCAATGCACGCCAATTTGCTGGGGCAATCAGTGTCCCTGACGCATTCTGGTTGACTCGGTGGGATAACCTTGCGTTCGCAGTAAGAGAATGGATTGCCAAGTGGAAGTTCTTCTGGGCAGTAGCATGTTGCACGATGATTTCTTGGGTAGCACAGAGCATTTTGAGCACATGGTGGATGAGCATCTGTTGCGCATGGATTAACGCAGTGACTATCAATGCAAGCACGATTGTCGGGACATTCAAAATCAGAATGGCACTCAACTCTGGCACACCGTTCGAAGGGATTTCCCTCCAATCCTGGATTGCACCGACAAGCAGCACGATGATTGTGTCCATAGCATTCAGCATTGATGGCACATGGATCGTTCACAATGCACGGATTGACGCATTGACCCGTCAAGCATGTCTTATCATTGGAACAATCAACATCAGCTGTACATTCAACCTTAACACATCCCGATTGGGGATTTCCTGAGAATCCTGGGCGGCAGTAGCAGATGGGATAGTGATCAACAACCTTGCATTCAGCATTAGCGCCACAGTTGCATGGATTAGCGCAAATTCTATTGATACACGATTCAGAGAGAGCGCACTCTGAATTTGATTTGCACCCAACAGTTGCTTCCGAAGGTGGTTGACAGAAGATTCGTGGATCACC harbors:
- the LOC129790162 gene encoding sodium- and chloride-dependent GABA transporter ine isoform X1; this encodes MESPPANGSDTMSISAPGRNHKTVAELHFNAMSGSLKHRNAHETPTTTEDSAKLLPSTSKKFVIVPTSIKKTTLTVTSPTDSLSSSNVSPIMSPLPAGTRPKHFNSMRSVRSGGALLNQDGGLATSTPTVGHPPPTSLARSGSYVFSDCGSARLFSDATSVRSLASIGMGSTDGRKMVIRRVPNSPTELLTILNPPIPQEEDFENDSFAGISDNSDSANLKPRRQHWANKMQFVLACIGYSVGLGNMWRFPYLCYSSGGGVFLVPYFIILVICGIPMLFMELAVGQYTGRGPIGALGQICPLFKGAGLASVVVSFLMSTYYSVIIAYAIYYFFTSFRPELPWTDCSNRWNTPDCWIPQRQESNLTRPHVSRTPPEEFFENKVLQISPGIEYPGGMRWELVACLVCAWVLVYFAIWKSIKSSGKVRYLTATLPFVLIFVFLGRSLTLDGAENGLRYFFQPNWALLRNANVWINAASQNFNSLGIAFGSMISFASYNKYNNNILHDTLAVSFVNAITSVLVGIFAFATIGNIALEQSTTVEAVISDGPGLIFIVYPQAMAKMPAPNLWAVLFFFMLLCLGLNSQFAIVEVVVTSIQDGFPNWIRKKLVYHELLVLIVCVVSFFFGLPNLIQGGIYFFQLIDHYAASISIMFLAFFQIIAIAWFYGVPRLSKNVKQMTGKTPSLFFRFCWLIGAPMLLISLWVFSLINYEQPTYHNGQYHYPNWAIALGWAIASTSLICIPTYAIVNIIRADGETFLQKLRNSIKPNIYECKICGEHHCEHDFPEDQAVAELTPIIQGVPQSTNFPIVLQPPPPGNHRPPILPPANSDIATNHTETRN
- the LOC129790162 gene encoding sodium- and chloride-dependent GABA transporter ine isoform X2; translated protein: MSNGNCAKVVLLNPKEDALLTNHFREPSRFKFPTNTHRPQEEDFENDSFAGISDNSDSANLKPRRQHWANKMQFVLACIGYSVGLGNMWRFPYLCYSSGGGVFLVPYFIILVICGIPMLFMELAVGQYTGRGPIGALGQICPLFKGAGLASVVVSFLMSTYYSVIIAYAIYYFFTSFRPELPWTDCSNRWNTPDCWIPQRQESNLTRPHVSRTPPEEFFENKVLQISPGIEYPGGMRWELVACLVCAWVLVYFAIWKSIKSSGKVRYLTATLPFVLIFVFLGRSLTLDGAENGLRYFFQPNWALLRNANVWINAASQNFNSLGIAFGSMISFASYNKYNNNILHDTLAVSFVNAITSVLVGIFAFATIGNIALEQSTTVEAVISDGPGLIFIVYPQAMAKMPAPNLWAVLFFFMLLCLGLNSQFAIVEVVVTSIQDGFPNWIRKKLVYHELLVLIVCVVSFFFGLPNLIQGGIYFFQLIDHYAASISIMFLAFFQIIAIAWFYGVPRLSKNVKQMTGKTPSLFFRFCWLIGAPMLLISLWVFSLINYEQPTYHNGQYHYPNWAIALGWAIASTSLICIPTYAIVNIIRADGETFLQKLRNSIKPNIYECKICGEHHCEHDFPEDQAVAELTPIIQGVPQSTNFPIVLQPPPPGNHRPPILPPANSDIATNHTETRN